A stretch of the Vitis riparia cultivar Riparia Gloire de Montpellier isolate 1030 chromosome 13, EGFV_Vit.rip_1.0, whole genome shotgun sequence genome encodes the following:
- the LOC117927558 gene encoding mediator of RNA polymerase II transcription subunit 15a-like isoform X1 has protein sequence MDTNNWRPAQAEPAMDLGDWRTQLSPDSRQGAVNRIMDTLKRHLPVSGQEGLRELRKIALRFEEKIYKAATSQSDYLQKISLKILTMETKSQTAMPSNLPSNSAGNSKNPPDPATMQQNNVPSLQPSSMSSLCGLSNPQQNIIN, from the exons ATGGATACCAATAATTGGAGGCCTGCTCAGGCTGAGCCCGCCATGGATCTGGGCGATTGGAGGACCCAGTTGTCCCCCGATTCACGCCAAGGGGCTGTCAACAGGAT AATGGACACTTTGAAGAGGCATCTTCCTGTTTCTGGACAAGAGGGTCTGCGTGAGCTTAGGAAAATCGCTTTAAGGTTTGAAGAAAAGATTTATAAAGCTGCCACGAGCCAG TCTGACTATCTGCAGAagatatcactgaagatactgaCAATGGAAACAAAATCTCAGACTGCAATGCCTAGTAATCTGCCATCGAACTCAGCTGGCAATAGCAAAAATCCCCCAGATCCAG CAACAATGCAGCAGAATAATGTGCCAAGCTTACAGCCTAGTTCTATGTCTTCTTTATGTGGCCTGTCAAATCCACAGCAGAATATAATAAATTGA
- the LOC117927558 gene encoding mediator of RNA polymerase II transcription subunit 15a-like isoform X2 — protein MDTNNWRPAQAEPAMDLGDWRTQLSPDSRQGAVNRIMDTLKRHLPVSGQEGLRELRKIALRFEEKIYKAATSQSDYLQKISLKILTMETKSQTAMPSNLPSNSAGNSKNPPDPAEYNKLTTTQCQFGFRTRKCADFIAAEH, from the exons ATGGATACCAATAATTGGAGGCCTGCTCAGGCTGAGCCCGCCATGGATCTGGGCGATTGGAGGACCCAGTTGTCCCCCGATTCACGCCAAGGGGCTGTCAACAGGAT AATGGACACTTTGAAGAGGCATCTTCCTGTTTCTGGACAAGAGGGTCTGCGTGAGCTTAGGAAAATCGCTTTAAGGTTTGAAGAAAAGATTTATAAAGCTGCCACGAGCCAG TCTGACTATCTGCAGAagatatcactgaagatactgaCAATGGAAACAAAATCTCAGACTGCAATGCCTAGTAATCTGCCATCGAACTCAGCTGGCAATAGCAAAAATCCCCCAGATCCAG CAGAATATAATAAATTGACTACAACCCAGTGCCAATTTGGATTCAGGACAAGGAAATGCGCTGACTTCATTGCAGCAGAACATTAA
- the LOC117927558 gene encoding mediator of RNA polymerase II transcription subunit 15a-like isoform X3 translates to MDTNNWRPAQAEPAMDLGDWRTQLSPDSRQGAVNRIMDTLKRHLPVSGQEGLRELRKIALRFEEKIYKAATSQSDYLQKISLKILTMETKSQTAMPSNLPSNSAGNSKNPPDPEYNKLTTTQCQFGFRTRKCADFIAAEH, encoded by the exons ATGGATACCAATAATTGGAGGCCTGCTCAGGCTGAGCCCGCCATGGATCTGGGCGATTGGAGGACCCAGTTGTCCCCCGATTCACGCCAAGGGGCTGTCAACAGGAT AATGGACACTTTGAAGAGGCATCTTCCTGTTTCTGGACAAGAGGGTCTGCGTGAGCTTAGGAAAATCGCTTTAAGGTTTGAAGAAAAGATTTATAAAGCTGCCACGAGCCAG TCTGACTATCTGCAGAagatatcactgaagatactgaCAATGGAAACAAAATCTCAGACTGCAATGCCTAGTAATCTGCCATCGAACTCAGCTGGCAATAGCAAAAATCCCCCAGATCCAG AATATAATAAATTGACTACAACCCAGTGCCAATTTGGATTCAGGACAAGGAAATGCGCTGACTTCATTGCAGCAGAACATTAA
- the LOC117927558 gene encoding mediator of RNA polymerase II transcription subunit 15a-like isoform X8, producing MDTNNWRPAQAEPAMDLGDWRTQLSPDSRQGAVNRIMDTLKRHLPVSGQEGLRELRKIALRFEEKIYKAATSQSDYLQKISLKILTMETKSQTAMPSNLPSNSAGNSKNPPDPVPIWIQDKEMR from the exons ATGGATACCAATAATTGGAGGCCTGCTCAGGCTGAGCCCGCCATGGATCTGGGCGATTGGAGGACCCAGTTGTCCCCCGATTCACGCCAAGGGGCTGTCAACAGGAT AATGGACACTTTGAAGAGGCATCTTCCTGTTTCTGGACAAGAGGGTCTGCGTGAGCTTAGGAAAATCGCTTTAAGGTTTGAAGAAAAGATTTATAAAGCTGCCACGAGCCAG TCTGACTATCTGCAGAagatatcactgaagatactgaCAATGGAAACAAAATCTCAGACTGCAATGCCTAGTAATCTGCCATCGAACTCAGCTGGCAATAGCAAAAATCCCCCAGATCCAG TGCCAATTTGGATTCAGGACAAGGAAATGCGCTGA
- the LOC117927558 gene encoding mediator of RNA polymerase II transcription subunit 15a-like isoform X7: MDTNNWRPAQAEPAMDLGDWRTQLSPDSRQGAVNRIMDTLKRHLPVSGQEGLRELRKIALRFEEKIYKAATSQSDYLQKISLKILTMETKSQTAMPSNLPSNSAGNSKNPPDPDSEAGKWNRLEVAAS; the protein is encoded by the exons ATGGATACCAATAATTGGAGGCCTGCTCAGGCTGAGCCCGCCATGGATCTGGGCGATTGGAGGACCCAGTTGTCCCCCGATTCACGCCAAGGGGCTGTCAACAGGAT AATGGACACTTTGAAGAGGCATCTTCCTGTTTCTGGACAAGAGGGTCTGCGTGAGCTTAGGAAAATCGCTTTAAGGTTTGAAGAAAAGATTTATAAAGCTGCCACGAGCCAG TCTGACTATCTGCAGAagatatcactgaagatactgaCAATGGAAACAAAATCTCAGACTGCAATGCCTAGTAATCTGCCATCGAACTCAGCTGGCAATAGCAAAAATCCCCCAGATCCAG ACTCTGAGGCTGGCAAATGGAATCGGTTGGAAGTTGCTGCTTCATAG
- the LOC117927558 gene encoding mediator of RNA polymerase II transcription subunit 15a-like isoform X6, with translation MDTNNWRPAQAEPAMDLGDWRTQLSPDSRQGAVNRIMDTLKRHLPVSGQEGLRELRKIALRFEEKIYKAATSQSDYLQKISLKILTMETKSQTAMPSNLPSNSAGNSKNPPDPGQGNALTSLQQNINQFQRLNLE, from the exons ATGGATACCAATAATTGGAGGCCTGCTCAGGCTGAGCCCGCCATGGATCTGGGCGATTGGAGGACCCAGTTGTCCCCCGATTCACGCCAAGGGGCTGTCAACAGGAT AATGGACACTTTGAAGAGGCATCTTCCTGTTTCTGGACAAGAGGGTCTGCGTGAGCTTAGGAAAATCGCTTTAAGGTTTGAAGAAAAGATTTATAAAGCTGCCACGAGCCAG TCTGACTATCTGCAGAagatatcactgaagatactgaCAATGGAAACAAAATCTCAGACTGCAATGCCTAGTAATCTGCCATCGAACTCAGCTGGCAATAGCAAAAATCCCCCAGATCCAG GACAAGGAAATGCGCTGACTTCATTGCAGCAGAACATTAATCAATTTCAGAGATTGAATTTAGAGTAA
- the LOC117927558 gene encoding mediator of RNA polymerase II transcription subunit 15a-like isoform X5 encodes MDTNNWRPAQAEPAMDLGDWRTQLSPDSRQGAVNRIMDTLKRHLPVSGQEGLRELRKIALRFEEKIYKAATSQSDYLQKISLKILTMETKSQTAMPSNLPSNSAGNSKNPPDPGQGNALTSLQQNINQFQRLNLEL; translated from the exons ATGGATACCAATAATTGGAGGCCTGCTCAGGCTGAGCCCGCCATGGATCTGGGCGATTGGAGGACCCAGTTGTCCCCCGATTCACGCCAAGGGGCTGTCAACAGGAT AATGGACACTTTGAAGAGGCATCTTCCTGTTTCTGGACAAGAGGGTCTGCGTGAGCTTAGGAAAATCGCTTTAAGGTTTGAAGAAAAGATTTATAAAGCTGCCACGAGCCAG TCTGACTATCTGCAGAagatatcactgaagatactgaCAATGGAAACAAAATCTCAGACTGCAATGCCTAGTAATCTGCCATCGAACTCAGCTGGCAATAGCAAAAATCCCCCAGATCCAG GACAAGGAAATGCGCTGACTTCATTGCAGCAGAACATTAATCAATTTCAGAGATTGAATTTAGA ACTCTGA
- the LOC117927558 gene encoding mediator of RNA polymerase II transcription subunit 15a-like isoform X4 — protein MDTNNWRPAQAEPAMDLGDWRTQLSPDSRQGAVNRIMDTLKRHLPVSGQEGLRELRKIALRFEEKIYKAATSQKISLKILTMETKSQTAMPSNLPSNSAGNSKNPPDPATMQQNNVPSLQPSSMSSLCGLSNPQQNIIN, from the exons ATGGATACCAATAATTGGAGGCCTGCTCAGGCTGAGCCCGCCATGGATCTGGGCGATTGGAGGACCCAGTTGTCCCCCGATTCACGCCAAGGGGCTGTCAACAGGAT AATGGACACTTTGAAGAGGCATCTTCCTGTTTCTGGACAAGAGGGTCTGCGTGAGCTTAGGAAAATCGCTTTAAGGTTTGAAGAAAAGATTTATAAAGCTGCCACGAGCCAG AagatatcactgaagatactgaCAATGGAAACAAAATCTCAGACTGCAATGCCTAGTAATCTGCCATCGAACTCAGCTGGCAATAGCAAAAATCCCCCAGATCCAG CAACAATGCAGCAGAATAATGTGCCAAGCTTACAGCCTAGTTCTATGTCTTCTTTATGTGGCCTGTCAAATCCACAGCAGAATATAATAAATTGA